Below is a window of Bactrocera tryoni isolate S06 unplaced genomic scaffold, CSIRO_BtryS06_freeze2 scaffold_7, whole genome shotgun sequence DNA.
attttatctactcttaaaaagtaacatttaaaaataataaacttgcttcaatctaattcttaattttgcctgttgaaatttttgtttttgtagcataAGATCGCAACGCCTTAAACTCTCTTGCTTATTATGACCCGTCTAATTCCGCTCGTTAGCGGATTGCGCTCCTCGCGACGGTTGGATGCGAGGGTAATCGTTcggtattattattaatattaaatatctaaaaattattaaaagcgtACCATAACTGTTCACGCCATTAGGTACTGAAAGTGTGAATTCTTGTCCTTTTAGTATatctgtatatcaaaaatagattgaatcgggtcaatatttccAACTCCCATAAACCTACTTGAAAGATTTCCAATCTTTCGGATAACTTATCTTAACCCTTTCGACCCCAATGTTGCCTGAGGGCAATTTCGCTAGTTCATAGGCCTACCACCAGcgttacttttgtttttgtttattgaacCGTTATGATAACGGTAGTCTTATGAGTCAGTAGTgtgatcaaaaaaaaatcactagTAAATCAGTTAGCAAAGCAATTTGATAAAGACTACAGCAGTGTCGGCGAAAATTTATTTCTGCATGAAGAAGGACATTTTTAAAAgtgagaatttttaaaataattgtaacaaaaattatcaatctGTAAATGAACTACTTTTCAGCGATTGTtgagtgaaatatttttcaagaaaatttctttagttttaaacCAGCATCAGGTGAATACTTTTTACATATGCGAAGTTGCTTGTGAGCAACTTTGGCCAATTGTGGTATAAAATTTCTATGACTTTAGTTATGAGGCCTCAAGATAAAGGTTTGTCAAATGAGGACATACAACGAATTTTAAACTTCGATTGGGATGTTTCAACTGATGAAGAAAGTGGTATTGAGATAGAGGATGTGTCTGCAGTGCTGGAGCAGAATTTGGAAGGGATTATGGAAAGAGGGGAAAGTATAGAAATCGGACTTCTTGACAATATAATTACGGAAGACAACGAGCATGAATCTTGTTCTAGTGAAGAGTTTTGCATCGAAAAAATTGATTCGAAGGCATTAAAATGGAGATCAAAGCCATTTGAAGCTCCTGAAAGTGTATGGAAGGCAGATGTCGACTTGGAAATTCACGACGTCGTGATGCCCGtggaatatttttcacaattttttgacgTGCTATTGATTTGATCACGCAGCAAACTGATTTGTATGGACTTCAAGAACTGGGCCTTGAACTTAAATGTACCAGTGTAGAAATATGACGATATATTAGTACTCTACTGTACTTATGTGTTTTAAAACTACCCCAATTTAAATTGGCATGGTCTCAAAATATTAAGCTTACCGCTATAACAGATTCAATACCTCGTAATAGATTTGACaaaattaaacagtttttacattttaatgatAACAGCAAGCAGCCTAAAAAAGAAGATTTAAATTATGACAAGCTATACAAGATAAGTCCACTGCTCGATATCATCAGAGAAGACTTCAATAAACTCCCTCAAGAAGAACATCAATCAAAGCGTTGATGAGCAAATATGTAATTGCGTTCAAAGGTATGTACTTACACATgtgttgtatttttatactctcgcaacaatgttgctaacgagagtattatagttttgttcacgtaacggttgtttgtaagtcctaaaactaaaagagtcagatatagagttatatataccaaagtgatcagggcgacgagtagagtcgaaatctggatgtctgtctgtccgtccgtgcaagctgtaacttgagtaaaaattgagatatcatgatgaaacttggtacacgtattccttggctccataagaaggttaagttcgaagatgggcaaaatcggcctactgccacgcccacaaaatggcgtaaaccgaaaacctataaagtgtcataactaagccataaataaagatattaaagtgaaatttggcacaaaggatcgcattacggaggggcatatttggacgcaattgttttggaaaagtgggcgtggccccgccccctactaagttttttgtacatatctcggaaactactatagctatgtcaaccaaagtctacaaagtcgttttattcaggcatttccatatacagttcaaaaatggaagaaatcggataataaccacacccacctcccatacaaaggttatgttgaaaatcactaaaagtgcgttaaccgactaacaaaaagcgTCAGaaccactaaattttacggaagaaattgcagaaggaagctgcacccaggctttttttaaaaattgaaaatgggcctggcgccgcccacttatggaccaagaaccatatctcaggagctactagaccgatttcaatgaaatttggtatataatgttttcttaacaccctgatgacatgtacgaaatatgggtgaaatcggttcacaaccacgccttcttccaatataacgctattttgaattccatctgatgcctcctctgtataatacgagtatatgcattaggaaccaatgatgatagcagaataaaactttacaaaaatacggtatttgaaaaatatgtaaatgacgtattatgaaatctcgattatcactttaccatgcgagagtatacaatgttcggtaacacccgaacttaacccttcctcacttgttgttgttacttttgctTACAAGACGATCAACGTACAAACAATACAATCTAGCTAATAGAGCCCATACACgggcacacaagtgcgttcgatcggtatgaattcgtttgcccatacacgacacacaaatccattttgcgttcgctcttcacagagttaacatgtgcgacagacaagcggaacatttcttggaatttatttctaatatagctcttttatctatttctttgtatttcgttaataagttattccaacttttatttttcttacactatgtatatgtaatgtatgcaaaaagcgaaaactttgaagcgtgattttcatttttacgattattcttaattggcgggcaggatagaaaaaaactaaacgtcgtatggaattagggcaaagtttattatcattgacataaaattatcttatatttaaactaaaaaaaatattaagaagagtcaagttttaacatatttttaaacagcataaagtaaaatttttttggccaaaagccactatttattcaatttttaataaaattttaaattttacacttttttggaattttcttagtttaactagaagataaattaataaaaaatatgaatctcttcgaattttttgtttcccatagaaattgcgacctgcatcctggccgccgtccgaaaaatgtacatgcgagatgcatcgggtaattgcttcccaaaggcagaatatcaaagatttcgtatccaaaaaatttgtgaaagatgttcaaatatataactataaagcctagaaatttcgcttgaataaattatttctttccctcccaaaaaaatcctcaaaaaaattgatttttttaagcctcgaaagcaggctctcccttTAACaattgccattgtccgcgatcttcactgttcagcgacacgagagaaatgagattttgtgcgcacacaacgccatacacgacacacatgtgcgcgcactgatcgtaaaaaatcaaacattttcgcgaacatggatcggtatgcgcacaagcccatacacgagtaaactgcatgcgcacacataccgatcgaacgcacttgtgtgctcgtgtatgggcgctttaagCCTCACAAATGGGGGTTGAAAATGTTTACGCGTGCTGGAACGTCTGGACTTGTATATGATTTCACGCTGTATGTATGTTGGTGAAGGCATCTGTCAATCATATGGATTGGGACTTTCCTCGGATATAGTTCTCTATTTAGCGAAAACTATTCCCAAACACAAGaactttaaactttattttgataattGGTTTACATCAGTAAGCCTTCTGATTGCATTGAAGGAAATGGGCATATTCGCCACTGGTACTATGCGTAAAAATCGAATAAGCAACTGCCAGTTATTTTCAGAAGCGGAACTCAAAAAACGTGGAAGAGGATCTTATGACATGAAATGTGAAACCAATCATAATATTGTATGTGTAAGGTGGTTTGACAATAAGCCGGTCCAACTTATATCATCGCATATAAATCATCAACCAGTTGGCATTTGCAAACGTTGAAAcccaaaagaaaaaacacacgtAGATGTCCAAAGACCTGCGATAGTTGCTAACTACAACAAAGGCATGGGAGGTGTGGATCTAGCGGACATGTTGATGGAACTTTACAAAGTTAACCACATATACGAATTTTTTATTGGTGTCTGGGACCGTCTGTTACAAATGCGTGGCTGCTTTAtagaaaacatttaaatttgcttCATCCGAAACAGAAACATCGAGCCAGTGTTTCGTCGCATAACACGAAAAAGTACAGATTCCAGCCGAACCCTCCAGAAACGAAACAATATGATAAGACGGAACATTCGGTAGTATTCGGTGAAAAAGGGCGCTGCAGGTTGTGCAAGACAGGAACTCCAATGTCCAAATGTCTTAAATGTAAGGTCCATCTTTgctgcaaaaacaataaaaactgttttttgtcttttcatACCTAATTTTTccccaataaataaaataaaatgcgattagaaaaaaacaaaattttaataaatttcatacCACCATTGCCCAACGTTGCTCACAGGCAACATTCTGTACCGCTCAAACGGGTGGGAGTGGCGAGTTGAAAGTTTGACTTTACCTTTCTAGAATAAATATAATGagattaaaactaaaaaaaatgttaagattACAGGAACAAAACCGGGGTCGAAAGGGTTAATAAAATTGAGTGGGCGTATTTTTCTAATGAATAAAATTCGATAACtatagtttaatatatttatatatattgtaaGAGTGCAATAGAATGTAATAGAATGTAAGAGAATGCGATGAATGTAATAGAATGAACGACTGCTGTAAGAAGTGTCAATTGTCAATTGGGAATGTCTTGTGTGCTTTGCTGGGCGAATGAGTTTTATCGTTCTTTTTTAAACTGACTGTCAACGAAGCGAGACGTGCTGCGCACGTacgaaataaaagtttaaattaattgattCCGGCCATCACATCTCAGAAGTGGGATGGAGTTAATTTAAATCGACTGCCGCataattaaacacaaaaaaaaaaaaaaaacactgccGAAACCAGAATTCTTCGTTTTTCATTTCACGTTTTCTGTAGACACTGCATTTACCACGTTTTTTTTcctgattgttgttgttgctgccacgaTGTCGAATTTGTTATCACGTGCCCAAGTCATGAAAGTGCTACTGCAAACGGGTATTCAATTCGATCCTGATGCCACGATGAACCAGTTGCGACCGCTATATGATGAATACATTTCCGAGGTAACGAAAGCAAGTGAAAAAGAGAAAAACGCGAATGCCCTTGAAGATCCAGATGCCGCCGCCGACAAAAATACTCTCAAACTTCAATTCCCGCTACGATTGTGCAATCAATTCAACCTGTTGTTACGAGTGTACCTACGTTCATCGCCACTACGAGTGTTCAAAATTCAAATGTGCTTACAGATGTAACAACAACTGCCGCTTATGTCAGTGCTAAATTGTCAACTGCTGATACACGTGCATTGTAACTACCCCCGCTATGAGTGTTGTTGTTTCAAGTGGTCCATCGGCTACTGCTACAACAAAGCGCCCAATTGTCCACTGCTGTAACAACCGTGCAAATGAATACCGTTGTTCCAAGTGCTacaatttcaaacaatttgGACGAAGATGAGACCGAACGATTGCTGATCCAATTGCGTAAAAAACGCGAACTGTTGATGCTTCAAGCAGAGATTAATCAACTTACGCTACAACAGCAAGCACCTGCTGCAAAAACCCGTTGGACTGACGTAAGTGTCATTGAATCAATGATGTCTAAATTTACAGCCGATGACAATTACGATGTGAATAAGTGGATTAGTGACTTGGATGATGCTTTTGCAATGCTGCAATTCGATGAGCGTATGAAATTCATTGCATGTCGTCGTATGTTGAGTGGAACAGCCCAGGTTTTTGCACGCACGATTACGGTATCCGATTATGAAGAGCTCAAAGCTAAACTTATTGGTGAATTTGGCCGCATGCGCACAATGAATGAAGTGTATCAACTGCTGAAAAATCGACGCTTACGCCCTGATGAAACCACCCATCGTTACATTTTGGATATGCAAGAGATAGCGATGTATTCAAAAATTACGGAAGACGAATTGATCGAAATGATTATTAGTGGAACAGGTGACACTTCATCAAGAATCGGTCATTTGTTTCCAGCACGCTCTATTAATGAACTGAAGGAAtttgcggaacgatatgaacGTCTACGCTTCCAACCACCATTAGGATCAAAACAAATAGCAATAATTAATCGTAATGCGGCCAGTGCACTTCAGCCAACAACTCATCGATCAAATGCGGCCAACGCCACGTCAGTTCGCCCTACCGCAGCTCCAACCATGGAAACAATCCGATGCTACAATTGCTCCAAATTCGGGCATTATCAAAGCCAATGTCCACTGCCGAAACGACCAGCGAACTCCTGTTTTAAGTGCTCATCCACCGAACATGTGTATCGTGAATGCCCACACCGTACCACTGTTGCTGCCGTCCTTAATGCCAACGGAATGAATGATGCTAGAGTGGAACCAATTAGTGAAATGCAAAtggtaagtgttgtttttgatAAGTCTAGTCTAACCAGTGAACACAGTAAAAACtttagaattaaataaaaatattttttgtttatttgattcGGGCAACCCCCGCAGTTTAATCAAACGGAGTGAAGTTCCATTCGAATTACCAAATCAATTGAAAGAGACTCAGTACAATGGCCTAGGAAATGATAGACTCAAGACGTATGGGAATATCAATTGCAAAATAAACTTcgaaatcaatcaatcaatcagaAATTATTAACCTTGCCGAATAATCTTATGTCAATACCGATGCTTGTAGGCcgtgattttatgaaaaaaaaagcaaatattacaatgtgtcaaataaaatacatttatgaTACGAAAAGAttgaaagaattaaataaagCTGCCATTTGTACGAAGTTAGAGTCAAAACTTACTGATGTTCTGTGTTCATTTTGATTTATTGGCCACTCACTTCTGTCACACAAAGAGTACAATTGAATCGCTTAATCAAGGGGGTGTTACAAGggagaaagaaaataatagtgAAACACACTGAAGAAAAAAGTCAAATATCAGCCCGATGGAGTTAGAATTTGCAAATTTATGTGCTATTGTGCCTTCCGATTTGAATTCCTTAGACATTAATCCACATCTTCCGTCAAGGTTGTCATCATGAGTTGCGACAGAAACAATAACAGAAGTTtatttcgaatttccttcaGAAAAAGTTAAGCCATTAGAATATCTTATGAAAATTAACCTTACGCATGAAACTCCTATATACTGTAGACCAAGACGATTATGCCATAAAAgagagaaatgaaataaaagcaataGTAGATGATTTGTTAAAAGAAGGAATAATTAGACCAAGTCGATCACCTTATGCCTTTGCAATAGTACCTGTACCGAAAAAAGATGGCTCCCTCCGGAAATGTGTAGATTATAAACCACTGAACAAAATAACTATACGCGATAATTTTCCTATGCCATTAGTCGACGATTGCATTGAACGCGGGGGGAAAAGTTATTTTTCGGTTATTGATTTAAAAGTGGATATCATCACGTGAAGATGCATCCTGATTCAATAAAATACACTTCCTTCGTGACTCCTGATGGTCAAtacgaatatttatatatgcccTTCGGTTTTTATGCAACGCTCCTGCTGAATTTATGCGCttcgtaaaattgattttaggTGACCTCATCAAAAAGAGGGTTAGTGGTAGTATTTATGGATGACATTTTAATAGCTTCGAAAGATTTTAAGTCTCATTTGGAAACCCTTAAgagactttttgaaattttagctCGAAACGGTCTTCGAATTCAGCCCAAAAATGCCGATTTGCTTACGACGAATTAGAATACTTAGGATACTTAGCCAACTCTGCTGGCATTTCACCCAAACGGTCACACTTGCAAGCAATTCAGGAATATCCAGAACCTAAGAATAGAAAGGAAATGGAACGTTGCCATGGTCTTTTTCATACTTCCGCCGCTTTGTACCCTCGTTCTCCAAGATTGCCCGTCCAATGActaaattattgaagaaaaatgaaCAATTTCAGTTCACTGAAGAGTGCAAACAAGCCTTCACTACCTTGCGTACAAAATTGTTAGAGGCCCCTATTTTATCGATTTACAACCCTGAAGCTGAAACAGAATTACATTGCGATGCCAGTGCCTCGGGTTTTGGGGCAATGTTACTTCAGAAACAAGatgacaaaaaatttcatccGATTTCTTACTTTTCAAAAACTACTTCCGCCCCTGAATCTAGATTACACAGTTACGAATTAGAAACTTTAGCAATTATTTATGCACTTAAGCGCTTCCATACTTACTTAATGGGCATTCCGTTCAAAATTGTTACTGACTGTGATTCGTTGGCTATGACGTTAAATAATAGAAGCAGTTCAGCAAAAATTGCTAGATGGGCATTGTTcttagaaaattataattattcaaTCCAGCATAGACCTGGTACATCCATGGCTCACGTGGATGCCTTAAGTAGAACTAATCAAACAATTGCATACATTGACACTGCGGAATTAGATTTTCACTTGCAAGTTACGCAAAATAGAGACCCCCGCATTGTAGAACTGCGACAAAACTTAGAACAATCTGAAGTGAAAAATTTTGAGTTGAAAGATGGGTTGGTGTACCATAAATCACCTGCAGGTCACTCACAGCTATATGTCCCTgatgaaatgataaataatataattagaaCGACGCATGAGAAAATGGGCCACTTAGCTACAGAAAAGTGCTGTacagcaattaaaaaatattattggttCCCGCAGATGAAAACTTACGTACataattttattcgaaattgcCTAAAGTGTATTTACTATTCAGCATCTTCAAATAATAATGCAGCAACTCTACACAGTATTCCCAAAATACCGATACCTTTCGATACGATTCATGTGGACCACTTAGGCCCCCTTCCGTCGATAATATCAAAAAAGAAGTACATTTTAGTGGTCATCGATGCCTttacaaaatatgtgaaattatacCCTGCAACAGCAACGAGTACAAGAGAAGTCTGCAGTGCATTAgaaagttattttatgaattacAGTAGGCCACGTAGAATAATAGATGATAGAGGAACGTGCTTCACTTCAGCAGAATTTGAAGAGTTTTTGCAAAAGCACAACATAGTTCAAGTGCGAAATGCAACCGCATCCCCGAAAGCAAATGGACAAGTGGAGAGAGTGAATGAAGTAGTGACACCGATGTTAGCAAAATTATCAGAACCTCTTAAACATGCGGATtgggcaaaaaaattaattgagatAGAATATGCCATTAACAATTCAGTACATTCCACCACAAAATATACACCTTCAGCACTTCTGTTTGGGATAGGACAACGAGGTAAAATAGTAGACGAACTGACGGAATATTTGGAAGAGAAGTCGAATGAACAGTTAACAGACTTATACGATATGAGAAAAAGGCGCTGAATAACATAGAAAAATCTCAAGAGTATAACCTTAAGTACTTCGGTAAACACCACAGGGCGGCACCCGAATTTTCAGTGGGGAATTTTGTGGTTATTAAAAATGTGGATACCACGGCGAGGTAATAACAAAAAACTGATTCAGCGATTTCGCGGTCCTTacgtaatatataaaaaacttccGAATGATCGGTATGTGATACAGGATATAGAGGGGTGTCAAATTACACAACTGCCGTACGATGGAGTGTTAGAAGcaagtaaattgaaat
It encodes the following:
- the LOC120781582 gene encoding uncharacterized protein LOC120781582, translating into MNTVVPSATISNNLDEDETERLLIQLRKKRELLMLQAEINQLTLQQQAPAAKTRWTDVSVIESMMSKFTADDNYDVNKWISDLDDAFAMLQFDERMKFIACRRMLSGTAQVFARTITVSDYEELKAKLIGEFGRMRTMNEVYQLLKNRRLRPDETTHRYILDMQEIAMYSKITEDELIEMIISGTGDTSSRIGHLFPARSINELKEFAERYERLRFQPPLGSKQIAIINRNAASALQPTTHRSNAANATSVRPTAAPTMETIRCYNCSKFGHYQSQCPLPKRPANSCFKCSSTEHVYRECPHRTTVAAVLNANGMNDARVEPISEMQMPPQFNQTE